A segment of the Desulfitobacterium dehalogenans ATCC 51507 genome:
GACCACTTAACCACGGTAGTTGTCCCTCCTTATGATGAGGGTATTTCGATGACCAAGCTTTTGGAGGTCATGAGTACCCTGCGGGGTCCGGGGGGATGCCCCTGGGATGCCGAGCAGACTCATGATTCCCTCAAACCCTATCTTATCGAGGAAAGCTACGAGGTTCTTGAGGCTATTGAGGCCCGGGATATGTATAATTTGGCTGAAGAGTTGGGAGACTTATTATTACAAGTAGTATTCCATGCTCAAGTGGCTCAGGAGGCGGGAGAATTCCAATTTCGAGATGTTCTCAAGAGCATCATTGAGAAGATGATTCGCCGCCATCCCCATGTCTTCGGTGATGTCCGGGTAAAGAACTCTGCCGAGGTTCTCAGCAATTGGGATCAGATTAAAAAAGAGGAAAAGGGGGAACATGCTGAAGAAGGATTATTTAATTTTCCTAAGGGTCTGCCTGCTTTGATGTTGGCGGTGAAGACTCAAAAGAAAGTGGCTAAATTCGGCTTTGACTGGCCGGATGTTAACGGCCCCTTAGCCAAGGTCTATGAGGAATTAAGGGAATTAGAAGAGGCCATGGCGGAACAAAAAGGAATCCAGGAGGAATTCGGAGATATACTCTTTGCTCTTGTTAATTTGTCCCGATTCATAAAGTGTGACCCGGAAGATTCTTTGCGCAAAACGATCCGAAAATTTCAATTGCGCTTCCTGGAAATGGAGAAATTAGCGGCTCGTGCAGGAGAAAAACTAGGAGATTTAACTCTCCAAGAGATGGATCATTATTGGGAAATGTCCAAAAGCAAAGAAAAAAACAAAGAGATTGGTAACAATCCAGAAATAAAAGCAGGAGTTTGAATATTTATCGCGAAAATATAACGCTGAAACTCAATACATATTTGGGAGGGAATCGTTTTGAATAAGGCTGATTTAGTGGCTGCTGTTGCAGAAAAAGCCGAAGTATCCAAGAAGGACGCTGAAAAGGCAGTCAACGCTGTATTTGCTTCAATCGAAGAAGCATTGGCAAAAAACGAGAAGGTTCAATTAGTTGGTTTTGGTACTTTTGAAGTGAAAGATCGCGCAGAGCGTACCGGCAGAAATCCTCAAACCAAAGAAGCTATTGTTATTCCAGCTTCTAAGGTTCCTGGATTTAAAGCAGGAAAAGCTTTAAAAGACGCTGTCCAACAATAAATCTTTTGAGAAATAAATCAGGTCCGTCAGGGCCTGATTTTTCTCACTGTCAGAAAGTATAAGTGCAACCAGCGACTTCGCCTCATTTGCAAGCATGCGTTTAATGCTCGGCGAAGCCGGGTTTTCTTTACTATAGACCGCTGGGTCGAGATAACACGACATTTGAGGGGATTACCATGCGAATTGATAAATATTTAAAAGTTTCCCGGTTGATTAAACGCAGAACGGTGGCTAAAGACATCTGTGAAGGAGAAAAAATCCGGCTTAATGGTCGGATTGCCAAGCCGTCGGCTGAGGTTAAGCCAGGGGATATCGTGACCCTTGAGATGGCGCGCCATCTTCTGGAGGTGCGGGTTCTTTCCACGCCCAACAGTGCCAAGGCTAATGAGGCTCATTTGCTTTATGAGGTGCTGAAGGATGAAAAGCGTGGGGAGCAGGGGGATATCTGAAGCAACCGGCCATGCTGAGTGCCGGCAGAGGATGAAAGCTTTTGCTCGGGTCGCGTAGCTTTACGCACAACGCTCTCTCTATAGCTCCAGGGCTGGTCAACTCGCTTTCTTAACAGCTACGCCAAACCCCGCTGCTTTCTGCATGTGAACCAGTGGCTCCACTACGTTAAGAAAGCCTCGTTGACCCGACCGCCCCTCCGCTAAAAGCCGTTCGCTTTTGTGCGTAAAGCTACGCTTGCGGGTCTTTTTCAGCTTTTCCTTGGTGTCCTGGGGCCTTTTGTAAGGTCCTTCTTAAGGTAGCCGACCATGCCGCTCAAGCGGCGTCGGTAAAGACGGAAAAAGCGGCTCGGGTCAGGCGGCTTGCCCCACATTTCCCATAACGTCCCGCTCGCTCAAGCCTGAAAGGCAGCCCAAGGATTTTGCTTTCAGGCAGAGAACGGATTCTAAGCGAGCGGGTAAGCAATCTTCGCGAAAAGACTGCAGCGGAGTCGGGTTGGAAACAGGACGTTTCCAACCGGCTATGAGGCAGGAGCCGATTTAGCCACGAAACCCGGGCGAGGGTTTCGCCCAAGCCGCCAATGCCACAGAGACTACTTAGCGGCGCAGGTGTACCCGACGAAGCGGAGGTCTTGAGCGATTAGATTGCTCCGCGCAGCTTATGGAGTGAACGCCGAAAGCAAAATCCTGGAAAATCAGCTTTCAGGTCTCTTTCAGAGCAGCCCTAAGGGCGCTGTATATTCAGTGACCGGCTATAAACGAGGTTAGTTTCTCATTTTCGGATGAAGGGAGAGACTGGCCTTGTTTTTTTGTATTGCTCTAAATATGGCATAAATTAGCCCTTCCAGGAATATGGTTTAAGAAGAAAAATGGAAAAAGGAGGGCTGGGAGGAATGGAAAAAAATCCATCCAATCACCGGCTGACCATGGATAATCGGCAATTCCTTTCATTAACTGGGGTGTCCAAAGTGCAATCCTTTGATCCGAAGGAAATATTGTTGGAGACCATTCAAGGGGTACTGAGCATCAAAGGGGATAAATTAGGGATTAAGCATCTGGATCTCAAAGCCGGACAAGTGGAGGTGGAGGGCCAGATCGATGCTTTGGTGTATCCCCGCAATTCAGGATCGAGACAAAATGCTTGGGCTAAAATCTTCCGCTGATTGCCTAGGTAGACATGCCTGAGGGCGATTGGATAGGGAAGGAGAGGGGGGAGAAAGATTTCTGACTTTGAAGCCTTGATTTGGGTCGTTGCAGCCGGTGCGGCAGTGGGCTTTGTTTTTGATTTTTATCGCTCCTTGGGTAAATGGCTGAGGTGGGGAAAAATAACAACAATGGTCGGAGATTTGATCTTCTCTGTTGTGGCACTGTTCCTTCTTTTTAAATTCTTTCTCAGGGCCAATCATTTGGATTTTCGGTTTTATATTGTGTGGGGAAGTGTATTGGGGTTGTTTCTGTATACACGAATCCTCAGCAAGATAATTCTTTGGTTGTTTTTTAAATGCTACCGATTCATAGAAGGGTGTGCCTGGCTTATTCTGCAGGTGCTGAAGTTTCCCTTTAAGATACTGGCTGTACTCATGATCCCTCCCTATGCTGTTTTACGGTGGTTCAGTCTATTGATTTTTCGTATAGCGGAGGCATTCTTTGGAGAACCCATAGCGAAAACCCGCAAAAAAATGATAAGTCTTTGGGATCGTCTCTTTCCGCCTAGGACTAATGGGTAAAATTAACAGAAGAGGATTGATTAAAGGGGTGGGCATCTGTATAATAGAAGATGTCCACAGTTTGTAGTGTCTTTGTCCGCAGTTTGTCCATATTTTGTCCACAAGTTAAGCACAACTTGTGGATAACTTGTGGGAATGGATATAGAGATGACATAATTTGCATAAGACAGGTGTATGTTGTGCATTTAGAAATTCGGGGTTTGGAGAAGCTGAGCTTTAGGGAACGTCAAGCCGTTATCTTAAAGGAAAGCGGAAAGTCTCAGGAACAGATTGCCAAGAAATTGCATCTCAGTCCCAGCTCCGTAGCAACCTTGCTTAATCGGGCTAAGGGGAAGGGCTATGAGATTGTGTGTATTATTCCGGAGGCTGAATTAGGTCTAGGAGGGTTTGATTTTGACGAAGATGAATCCGACAATTAAAGAGTCCCGCCCCAAGACCAGAAAGCGCCGTTTCCGGCCTCTATCCGCGCTTGTTGTCTTGTTTGCCTTTTTTGTATTATTGAGCTCTGCTTATCAGCTTTACGAACTCCGTAAAGAAGTTAATCAGAGCGTTGCCCAGCTTAATCAGGAGAAGGAGAATTTACTTCAGCAACAAAAACTCCTTGAGGAAGAAATTCTGCGATTGAACACCCCCAGTTATATCGAACAGCTGGCAAGGGAGCAATTAGGTTTAGTCCGTAAGGGTGAGATTCGTATTGCACCTAAAATGGAATAAAATACCCCAGGGTTTTGTATAAAATGTAAAGCTGTTCAGGACTTGTTATCTTGACAGTCCTCTCAGCAGACAGATATAATAAAAATAATGACTTAAATCATCACAAGGAGGAGTTTGCTTCGTATGGCCATTGCGGTTGGCACTATAGTTGAGGGTGTAGTAACGGGAATTACCAATTTCGGTGCTTTTGTGGAATTACCCGAGAAAGTCACAGGCCTCGTGCACATCTCAGAAGTTGCAGATGCATATGTTAAAGATGTTAGGGATTATTTGAAGGAACAAGATCGTGTTAAGGTCAAAGTCATCCATGTGGATGAAAAAGGGAAAATTGGACTATCGATTAAACAGGCTAACCCGAGCCCAAGAAATACGACACGGGAACGTCGCCAGCCAACCGTATCCTTTGAAGACAAACTAGCCAAGTTTATTAAGGATAGCGATGAACGGCAGCTGGAATTCCGTCGTGCCACTGAATCAAAGCGCGGGGGAAGAGGATCAAGCCGATACTAGAAGCTTGAGGTGCTATAGAATAAATGACCGCTGAAAGGCGGTCTTTTTAGCATCCTTCGCTCTGTTAAGCAGGACTAGACCGTCATTACGGTGTCATGCTGAACATGAGCGGAGGATCTTTTGTTGTAGAATTCTGAAGGTTGAGAGTGAAAAGACAAGGATTAAGGCGATATTCATGAAATGAGTCGAAAAGTAATCCAAATCCCTGCCTTCCCTAGACAAGCTTTGCCATAGTCATCAGGTATAATGTTGGTATTATATGGTAAGAGGTGAGATTATGGCTGAATGGGCGACGTTGAAACCCAAGCAGGGTTTGCGCAAGGAAAAGCTGACTTTAGAGGGACATTTTTGGCCTTTTTTATTAGGATTGCTGATAGCCCGCGGAAGTATCTTGGGGTTATACCCCTTTGGGATAGCCTTTGGAGCGGCATTAATGCTTCATGGACGCAAAGGCACCATCATGGGACTGCTGGGGGTGACGGCGGGAGTGACCTCCTTGTTCCTGAAGGACTTGGCTTCCGGGTTGGAGATTCTATTGACTCTGCTCATCCTGAGTCTTTTCGTGCCCAGGCTTCGCGGCAACAAACGGGAGAGCCTTTATCTCGGGCTTTCCACGGCCCTTGTAACGGGGGGTGTTGCCTTGGCGGTGCTGAGTTTCGGACAATTCGAAGTCTCATTGGGGATGAAAGCCGCAGTACTCGGCATCCTTAATGGTGGCCTGACGGTGGTTTTTTGGTTTGCTTTGCGTTATCAAGATGCCCTCTGGCGGGGAAGCTTTACCCGTGAACAGGGAATGGCCTGGCTGCTCATTCTTATCGGGGTGTTGAGCGGCTTGCATGGCATTATGTTTAAAGAGATTAACTTCTCGGTAGTGGTTCTGAGCTTTTTCATTCTTTTCATTGCCCAGCGTTTTGGAGCAGGGGCAGCAGCTGGGGTGGGAGCCATGTTGGGTTTTCTCCCTCAGTTGGAGTTTAATCCCCAGAACCTAATGGCTGCCGGAATTTATGGTCTGGCGGGTTTTGGTACAGGAGCTTTTCAGAAGCTGGGAAAATTGGGGCTTGGGGTCGCCTTTATGAGTATTACCCTGATGTTCACTGTCTACCTTCAGCCGGAGGTGCTTTATTCACAGTTGTTATCTTCGGGGATTGGTCTGTTGCTCTTTTTGCTTTTCCCCAGCACAACCTCCCAACACGATTTTTTGAAGGACAAGCCCATGCCGGAAGTAGAGTCCACAGTGACGAAGGTGAAGACGGTAGCGGACATTTTTGATCAAATTGCTTACAGTGCCCAGGCAGCAGAGGCTGAAGTAGGAAAGTCCAAACCGGAGATTCCGGAACTGATGAATGTTTTAGTGGAACGAGTCTGCAAGAATTGTCCCACCCTTGACACCTGCTGGACTCGTGAATTTTATCGGACCTACCACCTGCTGTTCAATCTGTTCGAATGG
Coding sequences within it:
- the mazG gene encoding nucleoside triphosphate pyrophosphohydrolase, whose translation is MSNVLHVVGLGPAGLESMTLGDYRMLKQAQRIFFRTVNHPCAQDLLAEGLQVESFDYLYEQENSFERVYEEIVNRLEKECERYPEVVYGVPGHPTVAERSVVLLVDKLSKRFQVKVHPALSFLDPLFSAIPMDPVEGFLLRNYDALKGSGITGKEWLIVPQVYDGLIASEVKLDLMDIYPDEVELYVVQALGTKMQKVLKCPLYQLDHQKFDHLTTVVVPPYDEGISMTKLLEVMSTLRGPGGCPWDAEQTHDSLKPYLIEESYEVLEAIEARDMYNLAEELGDLLLQVVFHAQVAQEAGEFQFRDVLKSIIEKMIRRHPHVFGDVRVKNSAEVLSNWDQIKKEEKGEHAEEGLFNFPKGLPALMLAVKTQKKVAKFGFDWPDVNGPLAKVYEELRELEEAMAEQKGIQEEFGDILFALVNLSRFIKCDPEDSLRKTIRKFQLRFLEMEKLAARAGEKLGDLTLQEMDHYWEMSKSKEKNKEIGNNPEIKAGV
- a CDS encoding HU family DNA-binding protein — translated: MNKADLVAAVAEKAEVSKKDAEKAVNAVFASIEEALAKNEKVQLVGFGTFEVKDRAERTGRNPQTKEAIVIPASKVPGFKAGKALKDAVQQ
- a CDS encoding RNA-binding S4 domain-containing protein, encoding MRIDKYLKVSRLIKRRTVAKDICEGEKIRLNGRIAKPSAEVKPGDIVTLEMARHLLEVRVLSTPNSAKANEAHLLYEVLKDEKRGEQGDI
- the yabP gene encoding sporulation protein YabP produces the protein MEKNPSNHRLTMDNRQFLSLTGVSKVQSFDPKEILLETIQGVLSIKGDKLGIKHLDLKAGQVEVEGQIDALVYPRNSGSRQNAWAKIFR
- the yabQ gene encoding spore cortex biosynthesis protein YabQ, whose amino-acid sequence is MIWVVAAGAAVGFVFDFYRSLGKWLRWGKITTMVGDLIFSVVALFLLFKFFLRANHLDFRFYIVWGSVLGLFLYTRILSKIILWLFFKCYRFIEGCAWLILQVLKFPFKILAVLMIPPYAVLRWFSLLIFRIAEAFFGEPIAKTRKKMISLWDRLFPPRTNG
- a CDS encoding sigma factor-like helix-turn-helix DNA-binding protein, giving the protein MHLEIRGLEKLSFRERQAVILKESGKSQEQIAKKLHLSPSSVATLLNRAKGKGYEIVCIIPEAELGLGGFDFDEDESDN
- a CDS encoding FtsB family cell division protein produces the protein MNPTIKESRPKTRKRRFRPLSALVVLFAFFVLLSSAYQLYELRKEVNQSVAQLNQEKENLLQQQKLLEEEILRLNTPSYIEQLAREQLGLVRKGEIRIAPKME
- a CDS encoding S1 RNA-binding domain-containing protein is translated as MAIAVGTIVEGVVTGITNFGAFVELPEKVTGLVHISEVADAYVKDVRDYLKEQDRVKVKVIHVDEKGKIGLSIKQANPSPRNTTRERRQPTVSFEDKLAKFIKDSDERQLEFRRATESKRGGRGSSRY
- a CDS encoding SpoIIE family protein phosphatase is translated as MVRGEIMAEWATLKPKQGLRKEKLTLEGHFWPFLLGLLIARGSILGLYPFGIAFGAALMLHGRKGTIMGLLGVTAGVTSLFLKDLASGLEILLTLLILSLFVPRLRGNKRESLYLGLSTALVTGGVALAVLSFGQFEVSLGMKAAVLGILNGGLTVVFWFALRYQDALWRGSFTREQGMAWLLILIGVLSGLHGIMFKEINFSVVVLSFFILFIAQRFGAGAAAGVGAMLGFLPQLEFNPQNLMAAGIYGLAGFGTGAFQKLGKLGLGVAFMSITLMFTVYLQPEVLYSQLLSSGIGLLLFLLFPSTTSQHDFLKDKPMPEVESTVTKVKTVADIFDQIAYSAQAAEAEVGKSKPEIPELMNVLVERVCKNCPTLDTCWTREFYRTYHLLFNLFEWVEREEDINVQNLPVEWKRHCGKLKEMLLGVQFIMEHEKSIESWRSRLTANQEALARQFQSVSQVIGHLAKELNARHNVEQVKPASLARRRKQFLDVGVAAFTKKGNSISGDNYASLAFSPTKHAFIVSDGMGVGEGAAKMSSTALNLLEQLLTTGFEPESAIQALNSILVLRSPEESFVTLDIGIIDCESDDLTLIKVGACPSYIVREDKVHMFQSSSLPVGILNHVEIPVIEEKLRSEEYLVLVTDGIQDILKDGKDWLKKFLDRQHPQTAQELAEAIVGEARAMSGNDMADDGVVLVVKKNVF